A part of Thermocrinis albus DSM 14484 genomic DNA contains:
- a CDS encoding rubrerythrin family protein, with translation MSKSLVGTKTLENLKHAFAGESQANRRYLYFARRADIEGYPDIANIFRETAEGETGHAFGHLEFLEKYGGGDPATGKPIGTIEQNLEAAIAGETYEYTEMYPGFAKVAREEGFDDIAEWFETLARAEKSHAGRFQKALESLKSS, from the coding sequence ATGAGTAAGAGCCTTGTGGGAACCAAGACTTTGGAAAACCTTAAGCATGCCTTTGCCGGGGAATCTCAGGCCAACAGAAGGTACCTTTACTTTGCCCGTAGGGCCGACATAGAGGGTTACCCCGACATAGCCAACATCTTCAGAGAGACCGCCGAAGGTGAGACAGGTCACGCTTTCGGACACCTGGAGTTTCTGGAAAAGTACGGTGGTGGAGACCCTGCTACTGGTAAACCCATAGGTACCATTGAGCAGAACCTGGAGGCGGCCATAGCGGGTGAAACCTACGAGTATACCGAAATGTACCCTGGTTTTGCTAAGGTAGCCAGAGAGGAAGGCTTCGATGACATCGCTGAGTGGTTTGAAACCCTCGCCCGTGCTGAGAAATCTCACGCAGGAAGATTCCAGAAGGCTCTAGAAAGCCTTAAGTCTTCCTAA
- the gcvPA gene encoding aminomethyl-transferring glycine dehydrogenase subunit GcvPA produces MYIPHSERETEDILKLLGLSKLEDLFSHIDASLLSPSRLPPPMSEEELRRYFKETSQQNKPLVCFAGYGVYDRIVPSVIWQILNRGEFLTAYTPYQPEASQGTLQAIFEYQTLVCQLTGMEVANASMYDGASALAEAVLMARAVRGKGRRVVISEGVHPLYRKVVETYLMGYRDEIVQVPVNEEGYTRLDLLEDALKDQEAHAVVLQYPNFLGFVEDLRKVGELTQRYRVPLVVVADPIALAILKPPGQMGADIVVGEAQPMGMFMNYGGPYAGFFATKQEYVRRMPGRLVGMGEDIEGKRAFLLVLQTREQHIRRERATSNICTNQNLMAMASLIYMVLLGKEGMRQVALQSLSKALYLKKRLLDLGFQEVYKGRHLWEFPLRHPQAMKLRNALLKEGFLLGVPLRDDTLLLAVTEKRTKEEMDKLCHLIEMHLDR; encoded by the coding sequence ATGTACATTCCTCATTCAGAGAGAGAGACGGAGGATATCCTAAAACTTCTAGGGCTCAGTAAGCTGGAGGATCTCTTTTCCCATATAGACGCTTCTCTCCTCTCACCCTCTCGTCTTCCCCCTCCCATGAGTGAGGAGGAGTTAAGAAGGTACTTCAAAGAGACCTCCCAACAAAACAAACCTCTCGTGTGCTTTGCGGGGTACGGCGTTTATGACAGAATAGTACCGTCCGTTATATGGCAGATCCTCAACAGGGGGGAGTTCCTCACCGCTTACACTCCCTATCAGCCTGAAGCTTCTCAGGGCACCCTCCAGGCCATATTTGAGTACCAAACTTTGGTGTGTCAGCTTACGGGAATGGAGGTGGCCAACGCCAGTATGTACGATGGTGCCTCTGCTCTGGCAGAGGCGGTTCTGATGGCCAGAGCTGTGAGGGGTAAAGGTAGGAGGGTCGTCATCAGTGAAGGAGTTCATCCCCTCTACCGTAAGGTGGTGGAAACTTACCTGATGGGTTATAGAGACGAGATAGTCCAAGTCCCCGTAAATGAAGAGGGATACACCCGTCTGGACTTGCTGGAGGATGCCTTGAAGGACCAAGAAGCTCACGCGGTGGTGTTGCAGTATCCCAACTTTTTGGGTTTTGTGGAAGATCTGAGAAAGGTGGGGGAACTCACCCAAAGGTACCGAGTCCCCCTTGTGGTTGTGGCTGATCCTATAGCCTTAGCTATCTTGAAACCTCCGGGACAGATGGGTGCCGACATAGTGGTGGGAGAAGCGCAACCTATGGGTATGTTTATGAACTACGGAGGACCCTACGCAGGTTTCTTTGCCACAAAGCAGGAGTATGTGAGACGTATGCCGGGAAGACTGGTGGGTATGGGAGAGGACATAGAGGGTAAGAGGGCATTTCTTCTGGTGCTACAGACAAGAGAACAGCATATAAGGAGAGAGAGGGCTACTTCCAACATATGCACCAACCAGAATCTGATGGCTATGGCCAGTTTGATCTACATGGTCCTTCTGGGAAAGGAAGGTATGCGGCAGGTAGCCCTGCAGAGTCTTTCTAAGGCCCTCTATCTTAAAAAACGCCTGCTGGATCTTGGCTTTCAAGAGGTGTACAAGGGTAGGCATCTGTGGGAGTTTCCCCTAAGACATCCACAGGCCATGAAACTACGCAACGCTCTTCTAAAGGAGGGATTTCTTTTAGGTGTACCTCTCCGTGATGATACCCTCCTTTTGGCAGTCACCGAGAAGAGGACCAAGGAAGAGATGGATAAACTGTGCCACCTCATAGAAATGCATCTTGACAGATGA
- the gcvH gene encoding glycine cleavage system protein GcvH, which yields MEDIMVGKYLVKGDRYYTKDHEWALVRGNRAWVGITDYAQKELGDVVYVELPSVGEELESGDTMSQLESVKSVSPVYAPLSGTVVEVNEALQDEPHLINESPYEEGWIAVLELKDSLEVEDLMTAQEYAQYIAELVKEEKGEDTGLSTTEEVSSIEESIETIPEEELGYEEKER from the coding sequence ATGGAAGACATAATGGTGGGAAAGTATCTGGTGAAAGGTGACAGATACTACACCAAAGATCACGAATGGGCTCTGGTGCGAGGCAACAGGGCGTGGGTGGGTATAACCGACTACGCTCAGAAAGAGTTAGGTGATGTGGTATACGTGGAGCTCCCTTCTGTAGGTGAAGAACTGGAAAGTGGTGACACCATGTCTCAGCTGGAGTCTGTTAAAAGTGTTTCTCCCGTCTACGCTCCTCTCAGCGGTACTGTGGTGGAGGTCAACGAGGCTCTACAGGATGAGCCCCACCTCATAAACGAATCTCCTTACGAGGAGGGTTGGATAGCGGTACTGGAGCTGAAGGACTCCTTGGAGGTGGAAGATCTCATGACGGCCCAGGAGTATGCCCAGTACATAGCTGAGTTAGTTAAAGAGGAGAAGGGAGAAGATACGGGACTTTCTACCACCGAGGAAGTATCCAGTATAGAGGAGTCTATAGAGACAATACCGGAGGAAGAATTAGGTTACGAGGAGAAGGAGCGATAG
- a CDS encoding GGDEF domain-containing protein — translation MECKLYEKIRRGLALDKSEIKLLADIVREELKFLIRNHILPTPRNYERWFLVFCHALEGGMRLSDQELMDLYSKIYGDRESFSEVAFDIEKTILVLETIVRDLQSALVESSEFTRKKEKELSKLQEDNVTPILLELLMHVKDLKKQNERFLKRIEEQNKVIEELKRRIQEVQTEANMDPLTGLFNRRSLERAVEDLWKEFKKDGRVFSLILLDMDNFKSVNDVFGHAVGDLVLKRVAQAIRSSLRARDIVGRWGGDEFMVLLPGTELEMARRIADRLSAVVGTLRIKVEGNELTVSLTPGVAQVSEHHTSFMDLFKEADGQLYINKKKKGKE, via the coding sequence GTGGAGTGTAAACTCTACGAAAAGATAAGGAGAGGTCTTGCCCTAGATAAGAGTGAGATAAAACTCCTTGCTGACATCGTAAGGGAGGAGCTCAAGTTCCTGATAAGAAACCACATCCTTCCCACGCCCCGCAATTACGAGAGGTGGTTTTTGGTGTTCTGCCACGCTCTGGAGGGAGGTATGAGACTCTCCGATCAGGAGCTCATGGATTTATACAGCAAGATATACGGTGACAGGGAAAGTTTCAGCGAAGTGGCCTTCGATATTGAGAAGACAATCTTAGTTTTGGAAACCATAGTGAGAGATTTACAGTCTGCCCTTGTAGAGAGTAGTGAGTTCACCAGGAAGAAGGAGAAAGAGTTATCGAAGTTACAGGAGGACAACGTAACACCAATACTGTTGGAGTTACTTATGCATGTTAAGGATCTTAAAAAACAGAACGAGCGCTTCCTTAAACGCATAGAGGAGCAAAACAAGGTTATAGAAGAGCTTAAGAGACGTATACAGGAAGTTCAGACAGAGGCCAACATGGATCCCCTCACGGGACTCTTTAACAGACGCTCACTGGAGAGGGCCGTAGAGGATCTTTGGAAGGAGTTTAAAAAAGATGGCAGAGTCTTCTCCCTTATACTTCTGGATATGGATAACTTTAAGAGTGTAAACGACGTCTTCGGTCACGCGGTGGGAGACTTAGTCTTAAAGCGCGTAGCGCAGGCCATCCGTTCCAGCCTTAGGGCAAGGGACATAGTAGGAAGGTGGGGAGGGGATGAGTTTATGGTACTTCTTCCCGGTACCGAGCTGGAAATGGCCCGACGGATAGCAGACAGACTAAGTGCTGTGGTGGGTACGTTGAGGATAAAAGTAGAAGGTAATGAACTTACCGTAAGCTTAACACCGGGAGTTGCCCAAGTATCTGAGCACCACACTTCCTTCATGGACCTCTTCAAGGAGGCGGATGGACAACTCTACATAAACAAGAAGAAAAAGGGAAAAGAGTGA
- the nuoE gene encoding NADH-quinone oxidoreductase subunit NuoE, with the protein MLPQELLEKLRQHVQYFPRREQAILLCLHEVQDYYGHIPNFALEEVAKILHVPLNHVESVVAFYDMFDRGEPAKHRIRVCVSVVCHFMKKDQLLNALKKHLGIDFWQVTKDGRFKLIPVQCLGACSCAPVFMIDEDTYQFEGEEKLHEILSRYT; encoded by the coding sequence ATGCTTCCTCAGGAGTTGTTAGAGAAACTGAGACAGCACGTCCAGTACTTTCCCAGAAGAGAACAGGCCATACTTCTGTGTCTCCACGAAGTTCAGGATTACTACGGACATATCCCCAACTTTGCGTTAGAGGAAGTAGCTAAGATCCTTCATGTTCCTCTCAATCACGTGGAGAGTGTGGTAGCCTTCTATGACATGTTTGACAGAGGCGAACCTGCCAAACACAGGATAAGGGTGTGTGTGAGTGTGGTGTGTCACTTTATGAAGAAGGATCAGCTTCTTAATGCTCTAAAGAAACATCTTGGTATAGATTTCTGGCAGGTTACCAAGGACGGCAGGTTCAAGCTCATACCTGTTCAGTGTTTGGGAGCCTGCTCGTGCGCTCCTGTCTTTATGATAGATGAAGACACTTACCAGTTCGAAGGAGAGGAGAAATTACATGAGATCCTATCCCGTTACACCTAA
- the nuoF gene encoding NADH-quinone oxidoreductase subunit NuoF, whose product MRSYPVTPNIYAETTLNLLLRRAKKPRVHSIEEYLKDGGYQALEKALSMKPEEIVDWVDKSQLRGRGGAGFPTGRKWKLAVQNPAPRYLICNADESEPGTFKDRILIERDPHLLIEGIVISAYAIGANEAFIYIRGEYPAGYRILRDAIEEARKKGFVGKNILGSGFDLEIYVARGAGAYICGEESALIESLEGKRGWPRIKPPYPVQYGLFGRPTVVNNVETLCNIPIIVGMGWEEYRYIGPSDYPGPKLFPVSGKVKKPGVYELPMNTTLREVIFKYAGGTIGNKKVKAVLSGALDCFSADELDTPMDYSPFGFGGTGTVIVLTEEDDIVEACLKVAEFYAHESCGQCTPCRVGTHEQEYLLERIVKGVADEKDWDAFVFVNRYIQPTSICGLGAVAGRLIKQAMEKFPEEWERYRKTAPISL is encoded by the coding sequence ATGAGATCCTATCCCGTTACACCTAACATATACGCGGAGACTACCCTAAATCTCCTCCTAAGAAGGGCCAAAAAACCCAGAGTTCACTCTATAGAGGAGTACCTTAAGGATGGTGGGTATCAGGCGCTGGAAAAAGCACTGAGTATGAAACCCGAGGAGATAGTGGACTGGGTGGACAAGAGCCAGCTCAGGGGTAGGGGAGGTGCAGGATTTCCCACAGGGCGCAAGTGGAAGCTGGCTGTTCAGAACCCTGCACCCCGGTACCTCATATGTAACGCCGATGAGTCTGAACCGGGTACTTTTAAGGACAGGATCCTCATAGAGAGAGATCCCCATCTTCTGATAGAGGGTATAGTGATATCAGCTTATGCTATAGGAGCCAACGAGGCTTTTATATACATAAGGGGAGAGTATCCTGCAGGTTACCGAATTCTGAGGGACGCCATAGAGGAAGCACGGAAGAAGGGTTTCGTAGGGAAGAACATACTGGGCTCCGGTTTTGATCTGGAGATATATGTGGCAAGGGGTGCGGGTGCTTACATATGCGGTGAGGAAAGTGCCCTCATAGAATCCTTAGAGGGGAAAAGGGGCTGGCCTAGGATAAAGCCTCCGTATCCTGTACAGTATGGCCTTTTCGGTAGACCTACAGTAGTCAACAACGTGGAGACCCTCTGTAACATACCCATCATCGTTGGTATGGGCTGGGAAGAGTACAGATACATAGGTCCCAGTGATTACCCTGGTCCCAAGCTCTTCCCAGTGAGTGGTAAGGTTAAGAAGCCGGGTGTCTACGAACTTCCTATGAACACCACCCTAAGGGAGGTGATCTTTAAGTACGCCGGTGGTACTATAGGCAACAAAAAGGTAAAGGCTGTTCTTTCTGGTGCTCTTGACTGCTTCTCTGCGGATGAGTTGGACACACCCATGGACTACTCTCCCTTCGGTTTTGGTGGTACAGGTACCGTCATAGTTCTTACGGAAGAGGATGACATAGTAGAGGCATGTCTTAAGGTGGCCGAGTTTTACGCTCATGAGAGTTGTGGACAGTGCACACCGTGCAGAGTAGGCACCCACGAGCAGGAGTACCTACTGGAAAGGATAGTAAAGGGTGTGGCAGATGAGAAGGACTGGGATGCCTTCGTGTTTGTGAACAGGTACATACAACCCACCTCCATCTGTGGTCTTGGCGCGGTGGCAGGAAGGCTCATAAAGCAGGCCATGGAGAAGTTTCCAGAGGAGTGGGAGCGTTACAGAAAAACCGCACCCATCTCCCTATGA
- a CDS encoding uracil-DNA glycosylase, whose amino-acid sequence MKEKIYATIKALEEIGFTEIYLLENNQCSEKKMALAELYRTMEAEGRCVRYEGSNGYVLGEGNPCSPVIFVGEAPGEEEDRQRRPFVGRAGQYLNAKLEEVGLRRQDVYITNVVKSRPPGNRTPTAQEIASCVSYLRKEIEIIKPKVIVCLGSTALEGVMGRKMPVTKARGQIFTYPFDSGIKVLLTYHPAYVLRNPSADREFTQDLKKLLEILSSA is encoded by the coding sequence ATGAAGGAAAAGATCTACGCCACCATAAAGGCCCTTGAGGAGATAGGTTTTACTGAGATCTACCTTCTGGAAAACAACCAGTGTAGCGAGAAGAAGATGGCCCTTGCTGAACTTTACAGAACTATGGAAGCGGAGGGTAGGTGTGTAAGGTACGAAGGCTCCAACGGTTACGTGCTGGGTGAAGGCAACCCTTGCTCCCCCGTTATCTTTGTGGGAGAGGCACCAGGAGAAGAAGAGGACAGGCAGAGGAGACCTTTTGTAGGAAGAGCAGGCCAGTATCTCAACGCAAAACTGGAGGAGGTGGGTTTAAGACGTCAGGATGTGTACATCACCAACGTGGTGAAATCCAGGCCACCGGGAAACAGGACACCCACAGCTCAGGAGATAGCTTCGTGTGTCTCTTATCTGAGAAAGGAGATAGAAATAATAAAACCCAAAGTCATCGTGTGTCTGGGATCTACAGCCCTTGAAGGCGTTATGGGGAGAAAAATGCCGGTAACTAAGGCACGGGGGCAGATCTTTACCTATCCCTTTGACAGTGGTATAAAAGTTCTCCTTACCTACCATCCCGCCTACGTGCTTAGAAACCCCTCCGCTGACAGGGAGTTTACCCAGGACCTTAAGAAACTTCTTGAGATTCTTTCTTCAGCTTGA
- a CDS encoding TRC40/GET3/ArsA family transport-energizing ATPase gives MRVILFSGKGGVGKTTVSAATAYRLSSLGYRTIVVSLDPAHSLGDAFDIPESEKIKAKGLPIKVKENLYIQEIDVQEEVDRYWGDVYRFLELLFNTTGLDEIVAEELAILPGMEEVTSLLYVNKYYREKEFDVLVLDLPPTGESLRFVSMPVVLKWYMKKIFNVERTIARVARPVARRLTDVPLPDDSYFQALENFYEKLKGVDELLIDPSVTSVRLVMNPEKMVIKESQRAFLYFNLFGVNVDAIIVNRVLSPTLEGCEDMSRWVMTQRKYLQDVYSLFSPVPIFEVPLLEDEVVGEEKLKILSELIYRDKDPAQVLFEGKPYEFLEENGEYMIKLRAPFLTKEGLSVLKSEGEIVVRWRNFKNHIMLPRKLRDYEPAGAKLENGYLIIKLKKESQEVS, from the coding sequence GTGCGGGTGATCCTCTTTTCCGGTAAAGGTGGTGTTGGTAAAACTACTGTGTCGGCAGCCACCGCTTACAGGCTTTCCAGTCTTGGTTACAGAACCATAGTGGTTTCTTTGGATCCAGCTCACAGTCTGGGTGATGCCTTTGATATACCTGAGTCTGAGAAGATAAAGGCAAAGGGACTTCCTATAAAGGTGAAGGAGAATTTATACATTCAGGAGATAGACGTTCAGGAGGAGGTGGATCGGTACTGGGGTGACGTTTACAGATTCCTGGAGCTTCTCTTTAACACCACCGGCCTTGACGAGATAGTGGCGGAAGAACTGGCCATTCTTCCCGGTATGGAGGAGGTGACCAGTCTCCTTTACGTTAACAAGTATTACAGAGAAAAGGAGTTTGACGTTCTCGTACTGGATCTGCCACCAACGGGGGAGTCTCTGAGGTTTGTGTCCATGCCGGTAGTACTCAAGTGGTACATGAAGAAAATCTTCAACGTAGAGAGGACCATAGCGAGGGTGGCACGCCCGGTGGCTCGCAGACTCACCGATGTACCCCTTCCTGATGACTCTTATTTTCAGGCCCTTGAGAACTTCTACGAAAAGCTGAAAGGAGTGGACGAGCTTCTTATAGATCCATCGGTGACTTCCGTAAGGTTGGTGATGAACCCGGAGAAGATGGTCATTAAGGAGAGTCAGAGAGCCTTCTTGTACTTTAACCTGTTCGGTGTGAACGTGGATGCCATTATAGTCAACAGGGTCCTCTCCCCCACGTTGGAGGGATGTGAGGATATGTCGCGTTGGGTGATGACCCAAAGAAAATACCTGCAGGATGTGTACAGTCTCTTCTCACCCGTTCCCATCTTTGAGGTACCTCTTCTGGAAGATGAGGTGGTGGGAGAGGAAAAGCTCAAGATTCTCTCCGAACTAATATACAGGGACAAGGATCCTGCCCAGGTGCTCTTCGAAGGTAAACCATACGAGTTCTTGGAGGAGAACGGTGAGTATATGATAAAGCTTAGAGCTCCTTTCCTCACTAAGGAAGGTCTGTCTGTCCTTAAGAGTGAGGGGGAGATAGTGGTCCGTTGGAGGAACTTCAAAAATCACATAATGCTTCCCAGAAAGCTCAGGGACTACGAACCGGCAGGTGCTAAATTAGAGAACGGTTATCTCATTATCAAGCTGAAGAAAGAATCTCAAGAAGTTTCTTAA
- a CDS encoding SCP2 sterol-binding domain-containing protein, with translation MKKVVFGFLTVVGSSLATPVFMDGEYAKALCEVWNNTPRLVDELGKSESWTSVGERKIFIYREDCDASKQIQLTIKNEGGKARCVYGGPAKDKRGKDDFLMYAETKRWEEMARGEYGPMKAMMLGRLKFEGPKFVAMKNMGPFEAFLTALGKPKYDAGRCP, from the coding sequence ATGAAGAAGGTGGTTTTTGGTTTTCTGACAGTGGTGGGTTCTTCTTTGGCCACACCCGTTTTCATGGACGGAGAGTATGCGAAGGCCCTATGTGAGGTGTGGAACAACACACCGCGCCTTGTGGATGAACTGGGTAAAAGCGAAAGCTGGACATCTGTAGGAGAGAGGAAGATATTCATTTACAGAGAGGACTGTGATGCCTCCAAGCAGATACAGCTCACCATAAAGAACGAAGGTGGCAAGGCTAGGTGTGTGTACGGAGGGCCTGCTAAGGACAAGAGGGGTAAGGATGACTTTCTCATGTACGCCGAAACAAAGCGGTGGGAGGAGATGGCGAGAGGAGAGTATGGTCCCATGAAAGCCATGATGCTGGGAAGGCTCAAGTTTGAAGGACCTAAGTTCGTGGCCATGAAGAACATGGGTCCCTTTGAGGCCTTTCTCACAGCTCTCGGGAAACCTAAGTATGATGCTGGGAGGTGTCCGTAA
- a CDS encoding DEAD/DEAH box helicase → MEFSFSQLSEPLRKSITEMGFQHPTPIQREAIPLALAGYDLLGQAATGTGKTAAFGIPILEKLGKEDLLGALILTPTRELALQVKDQLFQLARYKGLRVFAFYGGTSVAKDIQVLSTVPPHVVVGTPGRIKDLIGRGYISLEKVRFFVLDEADLMLDMGFIEDIEYIVSHLPNRRQTFMFSATLPRQVEELAKRYLREHYRVVKVYTPELRPKIEERLIRLSSSAQKLSELEKILREHLLEKVIVFVKTKKDAKDLHEVLRRKGFNAVALHGDMTQRQRESALKLFRDGKVKIVVATDVASRGLDIKGVGLVINYHLPEDPEIYIHRIGRTGRIGSYGKAYSFVTPEDSRALWRIKRLKEKLIAS, encoded by the coding sequence ATGGAGTTTAGTTTTTCACAACTCAGCGAACCACTTAGAAAATCCATTACTGAGATGGGTTTTCAACATCCAACACCCATTCAGAGGGAAGCCATACCCCTCGCCCTGGCAGGGTATGACCTTTTAGGACAGGCTGCTACAGGGACAGGTAAAACCGCTGCCTTTGGTATTCCCATACTGGAGAAGTTGGGAAAAGAGGACTTACTGGGAGCTCTTATCCTCACTCCCACCCGAGAACTGGCCCTTCAGGTAAAGGATCAGCTCTTCCAGTTGGCAAGATACAAAGGACTACGTGTTTTTGCCTTTTACGGTGGTACCTCTGTAGCTAAGGACATACAAGTTCTCTCCACTGTGCCACCTCATGTGGTGGTAGGTACACCCGGTAGGATAAAGGATCTGATAGGCAGAGGATATATCTCTCTTGAGAAAGTCCGTTTCTTCGTATTGGACGAAGCAGATCTCATGCTAGACATGGGTTTTATAGAGGACATAGAGTACATCGTGTCTCATCTTCCTAACCGAAGACAAACCTTCATGTTCTCGGCCACTCTGCCCCGTCAGGTGGAAGAATTAGCAAAGAGATACCTCAGGGAGCACTACCGGGTGGTTAAAGTGTATACCCCCGAACTCAGACCTAAGATAGAGGAAAGACTCATAAGGCTCAGTTCATCGGCGCAGAAGTTATCGGAGTTGGAAAAGATCCTGCGCGAGCACCTTTTGGAGAAGGTGATAGTGTTTGTCAAAACCAAGAAAGATGCCAAGGATCTTCATGAGGTCCTCAGAAGGAAGGGCTTCAACGCTGTGGCCCTCCACGGAGACATGACCCAAAGACAAAGGGAGAGCGCCCTGAAACTGTTCAGAGATGGAAAGGTCAAGATAGTGGTGGCCACCGATGTGGCATCAAGAGGACTTGACATAAAGGGGGTTGGTCTCGTCATCAACTATCACCTTCCGGAAGATCCTGAGATATACATCCACAGGATAGGAAGAACGGGACGTATAGGTAGTTATGGAAAGGCCTACAGCTTCGTCACCCCTGAGGACAGTAGAGCTCTTTGGAGAATAAAACGCCTTAAAGAGAAACTTATAGCGTCATAA
- a CDS encoding sulfite exporter TauE/SafE family protein: MEEGLSFLVVLGASFLAGVTNAVAGGGTLLTFPALMLVGVDPVSANVTNTVALWTGPMAGAWAFRRRLPETKQLIPSMVLISATGSIVGALLLLYTPSSIFKKLVPFLILFATLLLVLSGRFHLSERNKPVALLIQFLAAVYGAYFGAGLGIMVLATLSLLGVKDIHAANSLKNMLGFLINGIAAILFVLSGKVVWTFVLIMMLGFALGGYTGGMFSQRFRQDIVRRAVVIWGLFLSLFYFLDNFKGI; the protein is encoded by the coding sequence ATGGAAGAAGGGCTGAGTTTTCTGGTGGTTCTGGGTGCTTCCTTTCTGGCAGGTGTCACCAACGCTGTGGCAGGAGGCGGCACCCTCCTTACCTTTCCGGCTCTCATGCTGGTAGGTGTAGATCCCGTATCTGCCAATGTAACCAACACCGTGGCTCTCTGGACAGGCCCGATGGCGGGTGCGTGGGCCTTCAGGCGCCGTCTTCCGGAAACCAAACAACTCATACCTTCCATGGTGTTGATATCAGCAACAGGCTCCATCGTAGGTGCTCTCCTCTTACTCTACACTCCTTCTTCTATCTTTAAGAAGCTGGTTCCCTTTCTGATACTCTTCGCCACCCTACTTCTGGTCTTGTCCGGCAGGTTTCACCTCTCCGAAAGAAACAAACCCGTGGCTCTTCTGATCCAGTTTCTTGCGGCTGTTTACGGCGCTTACTTTGGTGCAGGTTTAGGCATAATGGTGTTGGCTACATTGAGCTTGTTGGGGGTAAAGGACATACATGCGGCCAACAGTCTTAAGAACATGCTGGGGTTTCTCATAAACGGAATAGCTGCCATCCTCTTTGTGTTAAGTGGTAAAGTAGTGTGGACTTTTGTGCTGATCATGATGCTGGGCTTTGCCTTGGGAGGATACACGGGAGGGATGTTTTCCCAAAGGTTTCGACAGGATATCGTCAGAAGAGCTGTGGTGATTTGGGGACTCTTCCTCTCCCTCTTCTACTTCTTGGATAACTTTAAAGGGATATAA
- the ilvN gene encoding acetolactate synthase small subunit: MSDTIGSADINTIKTPLTREVKKGQVRKHILSVLVRNELGVLARIATLIAGKGYNIEGLSVGETHEKGLSLMTIEVIGDDVVIEQVVKQLRKLIDTLKVRDLTDLPHVERELALIKVYTATPRARDEVLRLVEIFRGKVVDVSPDTYTVEITGDEDKIEAFVELVRPFGIKEMARTGKVALKRERAGQEET, encoded by the coding sequence ATGAGCGACACAATAGGTTCTGCTGATATAAATACCATTAAGACGCCCCTCACAAGAGAGGTTAAAAAGGGTCAGGTCAGGAAGCACATTCTGTCGGTGTTGGTAAGGAACGAACTAGGTGTTTTGGCAAGGATAGCTACTCTTATAGCAGGTAAAGGTTACAACATAGAGGGTCTCTCGGTAGGAGAAACCCACGAGAAGGGTCTGTCCCTCATGACTATAGAAGTGATAGGTGACGATGTAGTCATAGAGCAGGTGGTAAAACAGCTGAGGAAACTAATAGATACTCTGAAGGTGAGAGATCTTACAGATCTACCCCATGTAGAGAGGGAGCTGGCTCTCATAAAGGTGTACACAGCTACACCTAGAGCAAGGGATGAGGTGCTGAGACTGGTGGAGATCTTCAGAGGGAAGGTGGTGGATGTTTCTCCGGATACTTACACGGTGGAGATAACAGGCGATGAGGACAAGATAGAGGCCTTTGTGGAGTTGGTAAGACCATTCGGTATAAAGGAGATGGCCAGAACGGGAAAGGTGGCTTTAAAAAGAGAAAGGGCAGGTCAGGAGGAGACATGA
- the thiE gene encoding thiamine phosphate synthase: MNLSIYLVTDDRYFQDRDLVDTIEKAIQGGVTAVQYRFKNKSTRQMYEELLVLRELTKRYGVDLVVNDRVDLALAVEADGVHVGETDLPPDVVRKLVGDKMYIGYSVNSLEKLREVEHLPIDYIGFGSVYETTTKENYKLVGIEALKQAVKMTSKPVIAIGGITHYRVPEVLATGVKGIAVVSAILGFEDVKKAAESLLQACRQAMRQKLFMG, from the coding sequence ATGAACCTGAGTATATACCTTGTGACTGACGACAGGTATTTTCAGGACAGGGATCTGGTGGACACCATAGAGAAGGCCATCCAGGGGGGGGTGACGGCGGTTCAGTACAGGTTCAAGAACAAGTCAACGAGGCAGATGTACGAGGAGCTTTTGGTCCTTAGAGAACTCACAAAAAGGTACGGGGTGGATCTTGTGGTTAACGACAGGGTGGATCTGGCATTGGCGGTAGAGGCGGACGGTGTTCATGTGGGTGAGACAGATCTCCCTCCCGACGTGGTCCGAAAGCTGGTAGGGGATAAGATGTACATAGGTTACTCGGTCAACAGTTTGGAGAAGCTCAGGGAGGTGGAACACTTACCTATAGATTACATAGGATTCGGTTCCGTCTATGAGACCACCACAAAGGAGAACTACAAGCTGGTGGGTATAGAGGCTCTGAAACAGGCGGTAAAGATGACCAGCAAGCCTGTGATAGCTATAGGAGGGATAACCCACTACAGGGTCCCGGAAGTTTTGGCAACGGGTGTTAAAGGTATAGCGGTGGTGTCTGCCATACTGGGTTTCGAAGACGTAAAGAAAGCTGCCGAGAGCCTCCTTCAAGCCTGCAGGCAGGCTATGAGACAGAAACTCTTCATGGGATGA